The proteins below come from a single Yamadazyma tenuis chromosome 5, complete sequence genomic window:
- the STT4 gene encoding phosphatidylinositol-4- kinase (COG:T; EggNog:ENOG503NUX7): protein MDFYGISRDSMRAEAYKKLAKLSVENIPANLNEVVSDQQEDTFIQLVDQTSKKIGDLSKVPITAKEFDILTALCDSTSCDMKFPRQAELLLEQIKLYLMELPEQQFEEALLRKYVRPSPWSLLSEKLTTAAINLAFKFNGSYFDQVIDLFYTFNAQFFSNKNLDHSNYLTLLGFLESFTKNPKILFESSSSFKIFHTLDTCIDNFEFLNELENFSNSIFRNNNHELAYFLETDDIVEFSPVYFIESLSKLMCSIINSILNNQDKTLIEFLLAKVSKQVDNEASDTRIGDQGLDVKENHMQIIKTLTDLALQKMEFLDRGESFIVYSTFNRLKVGYLAKSHILQVIGCGMFTDNMDLAICRKLFKNCLSIYDVMLDPDLGATVIQLGSLLVFKDETIGSSLTRAFTALVANPKFSFSYCENASKIVGLASKVLSQDAVVTTIYALTNLLFVNDNGNTQNRGTLRRNTLSRGDISSLRDLSISNNGRAPSIRSGFENPQVSQNGHNHSNLSNGKSNSAHDYEENEYVHVCSNSVTAITHIVEKCNDESVSTLAVTILSQKTARLDSTVGPILLKGLVASAPCLPEREFIILNKLINKLTLDAFNSGNQILLGNLIDARVEFSSRIHQDHPLFTIYLQEVLQSIVGRGDVQVLEHHRSHNEISEIGDQIAIFLRPLAELLPNVYADEKPLAIRDTKTINLFRNIWFNMVVHGYSLESKNVKQHAQVLERIAYNTPPLASELSWDRTETSLDLNTVLRRGSSNHNVKDHRTSLGELFDVPRTMSYPKLMFLSATLLVESFRVRTGDCSKVLYYFSDPSIKISGVDKYIGYIAFKIVKDFIHFVNLGANKNFSSDNIAEQLTIMLALCCHRLEDLQDAAIQCCDLLINKIPSSLCHQKSLFAIFDLLSLLFESVVDADQNQYEPTISYRAKRTGIHLLLSDTYKWRNDTFRRFSEKCRHWLKLVLIKSNIDVKSLIQLYVSDLDKFHPSNEVQYGVSFALEMAGSVLPNDRELSNISRIHSKNLNSLPSFVSQLTWRSNFISALLNKVPLRTREDTDHAFSGIRGKVIDMRYKLADKSIHVIPEEVIDLLSDIAGLALICDHDTAELIRYLVEIPFIIFESNIMNAAIGIWFAVMKDKSNISVLLISEIAKKWESSIALKQGIFSTKNDLTPTEFCKMEYAPSDYKTISRKAQVTLKGFEPHLQIIQLFSSSFEASLNQSDHLLKIFTRFVEVGMKNLDSASLHPYARYTRFELIRFAFNIISYHHKLATRSERYLTELLLDGCLSWFKSTAKYPFGTNLLKTKSDLGLLKDVAKLTSNLNTFSQEILESKKLIVMFFLDDEISRISVWLNPLNPEETKGSFISNQINGNDITRAFKIDPILAVNLALRYKVKNLDELLQKLLIEDPLPALPYPSAVQYLIGINAGTNFPSHHLLFWEPLSPIDAIQLFLPPFGNNPYILQYTMRSLEHHDVNLTFFYVPQIVQSLRYDAKGYAEWFIVETAKVSQLFAHQIFWNMLANSYKDDEGTIPDPLKPTLDRVQSKIMKNLSEDDVQFYKREFGFFNEVTDISGKLKPFIKNSKAEKKAKIDEEMDRIVLAPGVYLPSNPDGVVIDINRKSGKPLQSHAKAPFMATFKIRKEVEDIDEYGEKVLIPIEKWQSAIFKVGDDCRQDVLALQLISVFRSIWNDAGLDLYVYPNRVTATAPGCGVIDVLPNSTSRDMLGREAVNGLYEYFITKFGPENSIEFQQARNNLIRSLAAYSIISYILQFKDRHNGNIMYDDQGHVLHIDFGFCFDIVPGGVKFEVAPFKLTHEMVMVLGGSDETQAFKWFEELCVKGYLACRPYMETIIRCVNPMLESGLPCFKEATVKKLRQRFVPNKSEKDAVHHMRGLIKKAMESYYTKGYDEFQRLTNGIPY from the coding sequence ATGGACTTCTATGGAATTTCCCGAGACTCCATGAGAGCAGAAGCTTATAAAAAGCTTGCCAAACTCTCGGTGGAAAACATTCCTGCCAACCTTAATGAAGTGGTGAGCGACCAACAAGAAGACACCTttattcaattggttgatcAAACTTCCAAAAAAATTGGGGATTTGTCGAAAGTTCCAATCACGGCAAAGGAATTCGATATCTTGACGGCGCTATGTGATTCTACATCTTGTGATATGAAATTTCCAAGACAAGCTGAATTATTATTAGAGCAGATCAAGTTGTATTTGATGGAGTTGCCTGAGCAGCAATTTGAAGAGGCCCTCTTGAGAAAATACGTCAGACCGAGTCCTTGGTCGTTGTTAAGTGAAAAGTTGACAACTGCAGCCATCAATTTGGcgttcaaattcaatggACTGTattttgaccaagtcattgacCTCTTCTACACATTTAATGCCCAGTTCTTCAgcaacaaaaacttggaccATTCCAACTACCTCACGTTATTGggatttcttgaaagtttcaCCAAAAACCCGAAGATATTGTTCGAGTCTTCCAGTtcattcaaaatcttccaTACTTTGGACACTTGTATTGACaactttgagtttttgaacgaacttgaaaacttttccaactcaatCTTTAGGAACAATAACCATGAATTGGCCTACTTTTTAGAGACCGACGATATCGTCGAGTTTTCGCCGGTCTACTTCATTGAAAGCTTGAGCAAATTGATGTGCTCGATCATTAATTCAATTCTTAATAACCAGGACAAGACATTAATTGAGTTCTTATTGGCCAAAGTCTCCAAACAGGTTGATAATGAAGCATCCGATACGAGAATTGGTGATCAAGGCTTGGACGTCAAAGAGAATCACATGCAGATCATCAAAACTTTGACCGATTTGGCATTGCAAAAAATGGAATTCTTAGATAGAGGTGAATCTTTTATTGTTTACTCTACTTTTAACAGATTGAAAGTCGGGTATTTAGCCAAATCCCATATCTTACAGGTTATTGGGTGTGGAATGTTTACCGACAACATGGACTTGGCTATTTGCAGAAAGTTATTCAAAAACTGCTTGTCGATTTATGATGTCATGTTAGATCCAGATTTAGGGGCAACTGTGATCCAATTGGGTTCTTTGTTGGTATTCAAGGATGAGACAATCGGCTCTTCCTTGACAAGAGCTTTCACTGCTTTGGTCGCAAACCCCAAATTCAGCTTCAGTTACTGTGAGAATGCCTCCAAAATCGTTGGTCTTGCTAGTAAAGTGTTGTCCCAAGACGCAGTGGTCACTACAATTTATGCGTTGACAAACCTCTTATTCGTTAACGACAATGGAAACACCCAAAACAGAGGGACTTTGAGAAGAAACACTCTTAGCAGAGGTGatatttcttctttaagAGATTTGTCGATTTCGAATAACGGACGTGCTCCCTCCATTCGTTCTGGATTCGAAAATCCTCAAGTGAGCCAAAACGGACATAACCACAGTAACTTAAGCAATGGCAAGTCAAACTCAGCTCATGATTATGAAGAAAACGAGTATGTCCACGTTTGTTCAAATTCTGTAACTGCCATTACTCacattgttgaaaaatgcaATGACGAAAGTGTCAGTACTTTGGCAGTGACCATCTTGTCACAAAAAACTGCCAGGTTAGATTCAACTGTTGGCCCCATCTTATTGAAAGGATTGGTCGCTTCTGCTCCTTGTTTACCAGAACGTGAGTTCattattttgaacaagttaatcaacaagttgacatTGGATGCATTTAATAGTGGCAATCAAATCTTATTAGGCAATTTGATTGATGCCAGAGTCGAATTTTCTAGCAGAATTCATCAGGATCATCCTCTCTTTACAATTTACTTGCAAGAGGTTTTACAATCCATTGTCGGTAGAGGAGATGTTCAGGTTTTGGAGCATCACAGATCTCATAATGAAATCAGCGAGATTGGTGATCAAATTGCAATTTTCTTGAGACCCTTGGCAGAGTTGTTACCAAACGTGTACGCTGACGAGAAACCACTTGCTATAAGAGATACCAAGACCATTAATTTATTCAGAAATATCTGGTTTAATATGGTTGTCCATGGATATTCTCTTGAATCCAAGAACGTGAAGCAACATgcccaagttcttgagaGAATTGCCTACAATACACCACCTTTAGCTTCTGAACTTTCGTGGGACAGAACCGAAACTTCCTTGGATTTGAATACAGTTTTGAGAAGAGGCTCTTCTAACCATAATGTTAAAGACCACCGTACATCTTTGGGAGAGTTATTCGATGTTCCGAGAACTATGTCATATCCAaagttgatgttcttgtcgGCGACATTATTGGTAGAATCATTTAGAGTGAGAACGGGTGACTGTTCGAAGGTTTTGTATTATTTTTCGGACCCTTCAATCAAAATAAGTGGTGTGGACAAGTACATTGGATATATTGCGTTCAAAATTGTGAAGGACTTTATTCATTTTGTTAACTTGGGagccaacaaaaactttaGCTCTGACAATATTGCTGAACAGTTGACCATTATGTTGGCTTTATGCTGTCATAGGCTCGAAGACCTACAAGATGCAGCCATCCAATGTTGTGATCTCTTAATCAACAAGATTCCATCATCTTTATGCCATCAAAAGTCGTTGTTTGCAAtctttgacttgttgagtttATTGTTTGAGAGTGTCGTTGATGCTGATCAAAACCAATATGAACCAACTATCAGCTACAGAGCTAAGAGAACTGGCATCCACTTATTGTTGTCCGATACTTACAAGTGGAGAAATGATACTTTCCGAAGATTCAGTGAAAAGTGTAGACACTGGCTCAAATTAGTTTTGATCAAGAGTAACATTGATGTCAAGAGCTTGATACAGTTATATGTTTCAgatttggacaagtttCATCCTTCTAATGAAGTCCAATACGGGGTTTCATTTGCTTTAGAAATGGCTGGTTCAGTGTTGCCTAATGACAGAGAATTATCTAACATTTCTAGAATTCActcaaagaacttgaactcattaCCCAGCTTTGTTTCCCAGTTGACTTGGAGATCCAACTTCATCTCTGcattgttgaacaaagttCCTTTGCGTACCAGAGAAGACACTGATCACGCTTTCAGTGGAATTAGAGGAAAGGTTATAGACATGAGATACAAATTAGCGGATAAGTCCATTCATGTTATTCCGGAGGAAGTTATCGACTTGTTGAGTGATATAGCTGGATTAGCATTGATTTGCGATCATGATACGGCTGAATTGATCAGATACTTAGTTGAGATTCCATTCATAATTTTTGAGTCTAACATCATGAATGCTGCCATTGGAATCTGGTTTGCGGTTATGAAGGATAAGTCTAACATTTCGGTGTTATTGATCTCTGAAATTGCCAAAAAATGGGAATCAAGTATAGCCTTGAAGCAAGGTATTTTCTCCACCAAGAACGATTTGACTCCAACCGAGTTCTGCAAAATGGAATATGCCCCTTCAGATTATAAAACAATCAGTAGAAAGGCTCAGGTTACTCTCAAAGGATTTGAACCACACTTGCAAATTATTCAATTGTTTTCGTCAAGCTTTGAGGCTAGTTTGAACCAGAGTGATCatttattgaagattttcaccaggtttgttgaagttggtaTGAAGAATTTAGATAGTGCTAGTCTCCATCCCTATGCCAGATATACCAGGTTTGAATTGATTAGATTTGCATTCAATATTATCAGCTACCACCACAAGTTAGCTACTAGAAGTGAAAGATACTTAACCGAATTGCTTTTGGACGGATGCTTGAGTTGGTTCAAACTGACTGCTAAGTATCCTTTTGGAACCAACTTGCTCAAGACCAAGAGTGATTTGGGATTGTTGAAAGATGTTGCAAAATTAACATCAAATCTCAACACCTTCAGCCAAGAAATCTTAGAAAGTAAGAAGCTTATTGTCATGTTTttccttgatgatgaaatatcCCGGATATCTGTGTGGTTGAATCCTTTAAATCCAGAGGAAACCAAAGGATCTTTTATTTCAAATCAAATTAATGGTAATGATATTACAAGAGCTTTCAAAATTGACCCAATTTTAGCAGTCAATTTAGCTTTAAGGTACAAGGTTAAGAACTTGGATGAGCTTTTAcagaagttgttgatagAGGATCCTTTACCAGCACTTCCATACCCAAGTGCTGTACAGTACTTGATTGGTATCAATGCTGGTACAAACTTCCCGTCACACCACTTGTTGTTCTGGGAACCATTATCTCCAATTGATGCAATCCAATTGTTCTTACCTCCTTTCGGTAACAATCCTTATATTTTGCAATACACTATGAGATCCTTGGAACACCATGACGTGAACTTGACCTTCTTCTACGTCCCTCAAATCGTTCAGTCCTTGAGATACGATGCCAAAGGATATGCTGAATGGTTTATTGTGGAAACTGCTAAGGTGTCTCAGTTGTTTGCTCATCAGATCTTTTGGAATATGTTAGCTAACAGCTAtaaagatgatgaaggtACTATCCCAGACCCATTAAAGCCAACCTTAGATAGAGTCCAAAGCAAGATcatgaagaacttgagtGAAGATGACGTTCAGTTTTACAAGAGAGAGTTTGGATTCTTTAACGAGGTCACTGATATATCTGGTAAATTGAAACCTTTTATCAAGAATTCGAAGGCGGAAAAGAAGGCTAAGATTGACGAAGAGATGGACAGAATTGTTCTTGCTCCGGGAGTATACTTACCAAGTAATCCCGATGGAGTGGTGATCGATATTAACAGAAAGTCTGGTAAACCATTACAGAGTCACGCCAAGGCACCATTTATGGCCACTTTCAAAATTAGaaaagaagtggaagatATCGATGAATACGGCGAAAAGGTCCTCATTCCAATCGAAAAGTGGCAGAGTGCTATTTtcaaagttggtgatgactgTAGACAAGATGTATTGGCCTTACAGTTGATTTCTGTGTTCAGAAGTATATGGAATGATGCTGGTTTGGACTTGTATGTGTACCCCAACCGAGTTACTGCCACCGCTCCTGGATGTGGAGTTATCGACGTGTTACCCAATTCCACATCTAGAGACATGTTGGGTAGGGAAGCTGTCAACGGTTTGTACGAATACTTTATTACCAAATTCGGGCCTGAAAATTCCATTGAGTTCCAACAAGCTAGAAATAACTTGATCAGGTCTTTGGCGGCCTATTCGATCATTTCTTACATCTTACAGTTTAAGGACCGTCACAACGGTAACATCATGTATGACGACCAAGGACACGTACTTCACATTGATTTCGGGTTCTGTTTTGATATTGTGCCTGGAGGTGTTAAGTTTGAAGTTGCACCATTCAAGTTGACCCACgaaatggtgatggttttgGGAGGTAGTGATGAGACACAAGCGTTCAAATGGTTCGAGGAGTTGTGTGTCAAGGGATATTTGGCCTGTAGACCTTATATGGAAACTATCATCAGGTGTGTCAACCCTATGTTGGAAAGTGGATTACCTTGTTTCAAAGAAGCTACAGTTAAAAAGTTGAGACAGAGATTTGTACCAAACAAGTCAGAGAAAGATGCGGTTCACCACATGAGAGGATTGATCAAAAAGGCCATGGAAAGTTACTATACCAAAGGATATGACGAGTTCCAAAGATTGACCAATGGTATTCCTTATTGA
- the TIF6 gene encoding Eukaryotic translation initiation factor 6 (BUSCO:EOG092644O2; EggNog:ENOG503NW87; COG:J), with protein MASRTQFENSNEVGVFSKLTNSYSLVAVGGSENFYSAFEAELGDVVPIVHTTIAGTRIVGRMTAGNRRGLLVPTQTTDQELMHLRNSLPDSVKIQRVEERLSALGNVICCNDYVALVHPDVERETEELIADVLGVEVFRQTIAGNVLVGSYCSLSNQGGLVHPQTSIQDLEELSSLLQVPLVAGTINRGSAVVGAGMVVNDWLAVSGLDTTAPELSVVESIFKLQDAQQDAITGDLRDTLIETYS; from the coding sequence atggCTTCCAGAACCcaatttgaaaactccAACGAAGTCGGtgtcttctccaagttgaccaactcCTACTCACTTGTTGCCGTGGGGGGATCCGAGAACTTTTACTCTGCTTTTGAAGCAGAATTAGGTGATGTCGTCCCCATCGTTCACACCACCATCGCGGGTACTAGAATCGTCGGTAGAATGACCGCCGGTAACAGAAGAGGATTGTTGGTCCCCACCCAGACCACCGACCAAGAGTTAATGCATTTGAGAAATTCTTTGCCTGATTCAGTCAAGatccaaagagttgaagaaagattaTCTGCTTTAGGTAATGTGATCTGTTGTAATGACTATGTTGCGTTGGTTCATCCCGATGTCGAAAGAGAAACCGAAGAGTTAATCGCCGATGTGTTGGGAGTTGAAGTGTTCCGTCAAACCATCGCTGGAAATGTGTTGGTTGGTTCATACTGTTCATTGTCTAACCAGGGTGGATTGGTCCATCCTCAAACTTCTATTcaagacttggaagagttgagtTCATTGTTACAAGTGCCATTGGTCGCAGGTACCATCAACAGAGGGTCTGCTGTTGTCGGTGCTGGTATGGTTGTGAATGATTGGTTGGCGGTGTCTGGTTTAGATACCACTGCTCCAGAATTGTCGGTTGTCGAGTCTATCTTCAAGTTACAAGATGCTCAACAAGATGCCATCACGGGCGACTTGAGAGATACGTTGATTGAAACGTACTCCTAG
- a CDS encoding uncharacterized protein (EggNog:ENOG503PYIM): protein MKGLYINIPWKPTFSTTKQLKVLSQGALKYLELNHYDFYQRYDWNIVGDNRAPLSSKDPSNNLHITLVSDIHGRPDQLSKFVDYFTNGIRKMAISPSLLKEESVNNDRLQALNKILKKSPSNVPQEKAVKLKFKPELHLFGSSTSSAVFVAGIIDDDPDTSNFFGGINLIAKDICDLLEISVPKEVFSTTYHVSLVKSSEPVLVGTSDPRSELSSITESLVHNFDSSVLQMVPIEVNTIEVDEIDTKKVTYSIRLIE, encoded by the coding sequence ATGAAGGGCCTCTATATCAATATTCCTTGGAAACCGACTTTTTCAACCACTAAACAGTTGAAGGTATTGTCACAAGGTGCcttgaagtatttggagCTCAACCATTATGACTTTTACCAGCGTTATGACTGGAACATTGTAGGTGACAATAGAGCACCCCTATCCAGCAAAGATCCTTCAAATAATCTTCATATTACCCTAGTATCCGATATCCATGGTCGGCCAGATCAATTATCCAAGTTTGTTGACTACTTCACAAATGGAATTAGGAAAATGGCTATAAGTCCAAGCCTACTTAAGGAAGAAAGTGTAAATAATGATAGGCTTCAGGCTCTCAataagatcttgaagaaatcccCGTCTAATGTACCACAGGAAAAGGCTgtcaaattgaagttcaagccAGAATTGCACTTATTCGGGAGCTCTACATCCTCCGCTGTATTTGTAGCTGGAATCATTGACGATGACCCCGATACCCTGaatttttttggtggcATCAACCTAATCGCCAAAGATATCTGTGATCTACTAGAAATCTCGGTACCCAAGGAGGtcttctccaccacctaCCACGTGAGTCTAGTCAAGTCTTCTGAGCCGGTTTTAGTTGGTACTTCGGACCCTAGGTCTGAATTATCCAGTATAACTGAATCCTTGGTCCACAATTTCGACAGTTCTGTTCTACAAATGGTGCCCATTGAGGTGAACACCATTGAGGTGGACGAAATTGACACCAAAAAAGTCACTTATAGCATACGTCTTATAGAATAA
- the GTS1 gene encoding Protein gts1 (COG:T; EggNog:ENOG503NZCV) produces the protein MSKSHQKNVERQLIEIVNSRNNDNKCGDCGSSYPTWASYQLGIFLCGRCASVHRRVLPKDKNDVKSLTLDNWTSEQIDRLRRIGNRKARSKWNAKREPFPYDEDDTTEIEHYVRQKYVEGKFSDGSHGGGFGGFDDFSDDDDRGTSAAASKSRSRSRSRSNSVRTIPRLSHRKLTTFESSQFTRQTQSIISMGFNDKDLVKEALILSNGDIDFALDILNEDSRVNPNQEELAPSLPRRPAAGSGAISSASASSAGSFSANNPMAGIAQTNDWWSGNGSKVATSQTGQLQVGQPQIYQYTDPVTGQISYVDSNGQEYLDPNNPQHQQLLLQQQNPQLVAQQTNKQQILSLYNTGAQQVQPQQTQQPQQTQQPQQPQQPQQPQQVPQPFNPQFQQMAAQQTQQMYNQTGALGQQGLVQQPTAMGFQQPYSQQQPFAQQQSYAQPPPSQQNYWR, from the coding sequence ATGTCGAAGCTGCATCAGAAAAATGTGGAGCGTCAATTGATCGAGATTGTCAACAGCAGAAATAACGACAACAAATGTGGAGACTGTGGGTCTTCTTATCCAACCTGGGCCTCTTATCAATTGGGGATCTTTTTGTGTGGAAGATGTGCCTCCGTTCACAGGAGAGTATTACCCAAGGATAAAAATGACGTAAAGTCGTTGACTTTGGATAATTGGACGTCCGAGCAAATCGATCGTTTAAGAAGAATTGGTAATAGAAAAGCCAGAAGTAAATGGAATGCTAAACGTGAACCTTTTCCatatgatgaagacgatacTACCGAAATTGAGCACTATGTGCGCCAGAAGTATGTCGAAGGCAAGTTCCTGGATGGTTCtcacggtggtggttttggtggttttgatgatttttcggatgatgatgatagAGGCACTAGTGCTGCTGCCTCTAAGCTGAGGCTGAGGCTGAGGCTGAGACTGAACTCAGTTAGAACGATTCCAAGATTATCACATCGGAAATTGACTACATTTGAGTCCAGTCAATTCACCCGGCAAACACAGCTGATCATCTCGATGGGTTTCAACGACAAggacttggtcaaagaaGCGTTGATACTTAGTAACGGTGATATCGATTTTGCcttggatattttgaacGAGGATTCAAGAGTGAACCCCAACCAAGAAGAGCTTGCTCCGTCATTACCTCGGCGACCAGCTGCTGGTTCTGGGGCTATTTCTTCTGCGTCTGCTTCCTCTGCTGGGTCTTTCCTGGCAAACAATCCAATGGCAGGTATCGCTCAAACCAATGATTGGTGGTCTGGTAATGGCAGCAAGGTTGCCACCAGTCAAACAGGACAGCTCCAGGTGGGACAGCCTCAAATATATCAGTACACGGATCCGGTGACAGGTCAGATTTCGTATGTTGATTCTAATGGACAGGAGTATTTGGATCCAAATAATCCTCAACATCAACAGCTCTTGTTACAACAACAGAATCCTCAATTGGTTGCTCAGCAGACGAACAAACAACAGATATTGTCGTTATACAATACTGGGGCTCAACAGGTTCAGCCTCAGCAAACTCAACAGCCTCAGCAAACTCAACAGCCTCAACAGCCCCAACAGCCTCAACAGCCTCAACAAGTGCCTCAGCCATTCAACCCTCAGTTTCAACAGATGGCTGCTCAACAAACGCAGCAAATGTATAACCAAACAGGGGCATTGGGTCAGCAAGGACTTGTACAGCAGCCAACAGCCATGGGATTCCAACAACCTTACTCCCAGCAGCAACCTTTTGCGCAACAGCAAAGCTATGCTCAACCGCCACCATCTCAACAAAACTACTGGCGGTAA